In Procambarus clarkii isolate CNS0578487 chromosome 13, FALCON_Pclarkii_2.0, whole genome shotgun sequence, the following are encoded in one genomic region:
- the LOC123751018 gene encoding pre-mRNA-splicing factor 38-like: MANRTIRESRSTHGTNPQYLVEKIIRTRIYDSRYWKEECFALSAELLVDKAIALRCIGGVHGANSRPTPFLCLVLKMLQIQPETDIIMEFITQEDFKYARALGAFYLRLVCGSLNCYKYLEPLLNDFRKLRVIDRSGQIQFTHMDEYIDCLLRDECLCDIILPRIQKRPIHEANNELKGR; the protein is encoded by the coding sequence ATGGCCAACCGCACGATCAGGGAATCCCGGTCCACTCACGGCACAAACCCCCAGTATTTAGTTGAGAAAATTATAAGAACCAGGATATACGACTCTAGGTACTGGAAAGAAGAATGCTTTGCCCTCTCAGCGGAATTACTAGTCGACAAAGCAATAGCCCTcaggtgtattggtggtgttcaCGGAGCCAACAGCAGACCCACGCCATTCCTATGTCTCGTGCTAAAGATGCTCCAGATCCAACCTGAGACTGACATTATTATGGAATTCATCACACAAGAGGATTTTAAGTATGCTCGTGCTTTGGGGGCATTTTACTTGAGGCTTGTATGTGGATCACTGAATTGTTACAAGTACCTGGAACCTCTCCTTAATGACTTTAGGAAACTACGCGTTATTGACCGTTCAGGCCAGATCCAGTTTACTCACATGGATGAATATATTGATTGTTTATTAAGAGATGaatgtttatgtgatataattttACCGAGGATCCAAAAGAGACCGATTCATGAAGCCAACAACGAGCTTAAAGGTCGTTAA